The following proteins are co-located in the Apium graveolens cultivar Ventura chromosome 5, ASM990537v1, whole genome shotgun sequence genome:
- the LOC141659911 gene encoding uncharacterized protein LOC141659911, translating to MTAALRMLAYRAPDDSIDEYVKIGKNTAIESLKKFCRGVVKIFKLEYLRTPNATDISRLLRGAENHGFLGMLGSLDCMHWQWDKCPTAYHGIYTGHVQKPTIILEAVASYYLWIWHAFFGMPGLHNDINVLDQSNSFDELRAGCAPPAHFIINRRQYDMGYYLTYGIYPKWATIVQNIRETNDRKKAHFARMQEACRKDVERVFGVL from the coding sequence ATGACTGCAGCATTAAGGATGCTTGCATACAGGGCGCCGGATGATAGCATTGATGAGTATGTAAAGATTGGAAAAAACACTGCTATTGAATCACTTAAAAAATTTTGTAGAGGGGTTGTGAAGATTTTCAAGTTAGAGTACTTGAGAACTCCTAACGCAACTGATATTTCTAGGCTCTTGCGTGGGGCAGAGAATCATGGATTTCTCGGGATGCTAGGTAGTTTGGATTGTATGCACTGGCAGTGGGACAAATGTCCAACCGCTTATCACGGTATTTATACCGGACACGTTCAAAAACCAACCATAATACTAGAAGCAGTTGCCTCATACTATTTATGGATTTGGCATGCTTTCTTTGGGATGCCTGGTTTACACAATGATATTAATGTACTTGATCAATCCAATTCGTTTGATGAACTCCGTGCTGGTTGTGCCCCTCCTGCACACTTTATTATTAATAGAAGACAATACGATATGGGGTACTACCTTACTTATGGTATTTATCCAAAATGGGCGACTATTGTCCAAAATATAAGGGAGACGAACGATCGGAAGAAGGCTCACTTTGCAAGAATGCAAGAAGCATGTCGTAAGGATGTTGAAAGAGTGTTTGGCGTGTTATAA